One segment of Paenibacillus sp. FSL R7-0337 DNA contains the following:
- a CDS encoding recombinase family protein yields the protein MKIAYGRVSTKEQNVERQLLKFRELGIEERFVFVDKQSGKDFKRPRYQAMRLMLREGDLVYVDALDRLGRDYDGIIAEWKYITREIGADIVCLDNEILFDSRKFKTMGDFGKVMEDQFLSLLAYVAEQERKKNRSRQAEGIEVARTEGVTFGRPKHEIDNTFIEVYDAWKSGEFTAMEAMSRIGMKKPTFYRRVKEYESNLE from the coding sequence TTGAAGATCGCATATGGAAGAGTTTCAACCAAAGAGCAAAATGTAGAGCGGCAGCTTTTAAAGTTTCGGGAATTAGGAATAGAGGAGCGGTTTGTTTTTGTTGATAAGCAAAGCGGCAAAGATTTTAAACGTCCGCGCTATCAGGCAATGCGGCTCATGCTGCGGGAAGGTGATTTGGTTTATGTGGATGCTCTGGACCGGCTGGGCCGGGACTATGACGGCATCATTGCAGAGTGGAAGTATATCACGCGAGAGATCGGCGCGGACATTGTATGTTTGGATAACGAAATACTATTCGATTCCCGAAAGTTTAAGACCATGGGAGACTTCGGAAAGGTTATGGAGGATCAGTTTCTTAGCCTCCTGGCATACGTGGCGGAACAGGAACGGAAGAAGAACCGATCAAGGCAGGCAGAAGGCATTGAGGTAGCCCGGACGGAAGGGGTTACTTTTGGCCGACCCAAACATGAGATTGATAATACATTCATTGAAGTATATGATGCGTGGAAATCCGGCGAGTTTACTGCAATGGAAGCGATGAGCAGGATCGGCATGAAGAAGCCTACATTTTATCGTAGAGTGAAAGAATATGAAAGTAATCTTGAATAA
- a CDS encoding site-specific DNA-methyltransferase: MLYLDSCIEGAQKVIADETVDLVIADPPYNLKFRGTTQTKNKKPRFQIFPNDNLPFPDYRRFCLAWLKQAYRILKPGSHVYIFIDWRTYPDMARWLKITGFTIKNCIVWDKKNMGMGWQYRYQHEFIIMAVKGTKNVRRIRTRNQTDIWQIPRIPGNQTIHPTEKPIDMMKRIIENSSEEGEYVVDFFAGSGVVPDAAETLNRRWDAFEIDPTWFSISTNRLK; the protein is encoded by the coding sequence ATGTTATATTTGGATAGCTGTATAGAAGGGGCTCAAAAAGTAATTGCAGATGAAACTGTAGATTTAGTAATTGCCGACCCGCCGTATAATTTAAAATTTAGAGGAACGACTCAAACCAAGAATAAGAAACCCCGTTTTCAGATTTTCCCCAATGATAACTTGCCGTTTCCGGACTACCGCAGATTTTGTCTTGCTTGGCTCAAACAAGCCTATCGCATTTTGAAACCAGGTAGTCATGTCTACATTTTTATCGATTGGCGTACATATCCGGATATGGCTCGCTGGCTTAAGATTACCGGGTTTACGATCAAAAACTGTATTGTATGGGACAAGAAGAATATGGGCATGGGATGGCAATATCGTTACCAACATGAATTTATCATAATGGCAGTCAAAGGTACGAAGAACGTTCGACGGATACGCACTCGGAATCAAACAGATATATGGCAGATCCCACGCATTCCAGGGAATCAAACCATTCATCCTACTGAGAAGCCGATAGATATGATGAAGCGGATCATTGAGAACAGTAGTGAGGAAGGCGAATATGTTGTTGATTTCTTTGCAGGCAGCGGAGTGGTACCGGATGCTGCAGAAACCCTGAATCGCCGTTGGGATGCTTTTGAGATAGACCCGACTTGGTTTTCGATTTCAACAAATCGTTTAAAGTGA
- the tnpB gene encoding IS66 family insertion sequence element accessory protein TnpB (TnpB, as the term is used for proteins encoded by IS66 family insertion elements, is considered an accessory protein, since TnpC, encoded by a neighboring gene, is a DDE family transposase.) yields MKFIRMRLPHFSNRRFASFSMFGDISKADQLYIACGYTDMRKSIDGLIHLVQHQLQLNPFQNHLFLFCGRKRDRMKALYWEGDGFVLLYKRLESGQYQWPMDAEAVRSITPQEFRWLLEGLSLHQPKAVKKLAFTPSMCLMKI; encoded by the coding sequence TTGAAATTCATCCGCATGCGTCTACCGCACTTCTCGAACAGACGCTTCGCATCCTTCAGTATGTTCGGTGACATCTCGAAGGCCGATCAGCTGTATATCGCCTGTGGATATACGGATATGCGAAAATCCATTGACGGCCTGATTCACTTGGTGCAGCATCAGCTACAATTGAACCCGTTTCAGAATCATTTGTTTCTGTTTTGCGGTCGCAAGCGTGATCGTATGAAAGCCTTGTACTGGGAAGGCGATGGATTCGTACTGTTGTACAAGCGATTGGAATCGGGTCAATACCAGTGGCCCATGGATGCCGAGGCCGTACGCTCGATCACGCCACAGGAGTTTCGATGGTTGCTGGAAGGACTGTCGCTCCATCAGCCGAAAGCGGTAAAAAAGCTTGCTTTCACCCCTTCTATGTGTCTGATGAAAATATAG
- a CDS encoding SDR family oxidoreductase, producing the protein MSKLEGKIALITGASRGIGRSIALRLAQEGAFVVVHYGKRRNEAEAVVHQIEQSGGNACAIGADLSTLDGIYDLFAVLDDDIRERTGGSGFDILVNNAGIGQIVSLDETTEESFEEVMKVNVKAQLFVTQQALPRLKDGGRIINISSFVTRVASPSVFAYSMSKGAIDTFTHLLAKQLGSRNITVNAIQPGIINTEMNAGTLQDPNGQKYAAGLSTFNRWGEPEDVADIVAFLASSDSRWVTGQLIDASGGSHL; encoded by the coding sequence ATGAGTAAGTTGGAAGGTAAAATCGCTTTAATAACCGGAGCGAGCCGAGGAATTGGCCGCAGCATCGCATTGCGTCTGGCACAAGAGGGCGCATTTGTCGTCGTGCACTATGGAAAAAGACGAAATGAAGCGGAGGCAGTCGTTCACCAGATCGAGCAAAGCGGAGGTAACGCGTGCGCGATTGGCGCTGACCTGAGCACTCTCGATGGCATTTATGATTTATTTGCGGTACTGGATGATGACATTCGGGAACGTACTGGCGGTAGCGGATTCGATATTCTTGTCAACAATGCTGGAATCGGTCAAATAGTTAGCCTAGATGAGACAACTGAAGAATCTTTTGAAGAGGTGATGAAGGTTAACGTCAAAGCACAGCTTTTTGTTACCCAGCAAGCTTTACCGCGTCTAAAAGACGGAGGGCGCATTATTAATATTTCATCCTTTGTGACGCGCGTAGCGTCTCCAAGTGTGTTCGCCTACAGCATGTCGAAAGGGGCCATCGACACATTTACGCATCTTCTGGCTAAACAGCTGGGTAGCCGCAATATTACGGTAAACGCCATCCAGCCCGGCATTATTAACACAGAGATGAATGCCGGGACGTTGCAAGATCCCAATGGGCAAAAATATGCGGCCGGTCTTTCAACCTTTAACAGATGGGGAGAACCCGAGGATGTAGCGGATATTGTTGCCTTTCTCGCTTCGTCGGACAGCCGTTGGGTAACCGGTCAATTGATCGATGCAAGCGGTGGATCTCATCTGTAA
- a CDS encoding transposase zinc-binding domain-containing protein, which translates to MKNQEKWKKRGVIRQILKDHFHGFMEMHGHHLPKELHSSIIETVNKAIRCGTRDMGYARYECKGCTEGTPEPVFICFTCKSRFCHGCGKKYTVEWAEKQQERILNVPHRHMVFTVPQELRTVFFQDRGILNELSTQVAKVIQYYYRRKNKSKKYEVGVITVIHTFGRDLKFTRITTRSLRKGRLTGIRSGRR; encoded by the coding sequence GTGAAGAATCAGGAGAAGTGGAAGAAACGAGGAGTCATCCGGCAGATTCTAAAAGATCACTTTCATGGATTCATGGAAATGCACGGACATCATCTGCCCAAGGAACTTCACAGTAGCATCATAGAAACTGTAAATAAAGCGATACGCTGTGGTACGCGGGATATGGGCTATGCCAGATATGAGTGCAAGGGATGCACGGAGGGAACACCGGAACCCGTGTTTATTTGCTTTACCTGTAAGAGCCGTTTTTGTCATGGATGCGGGAAGAAATATACGGTTGAATGGGCGGAAAAGCAGCAAGAACGAATCCTAAATGTGCCGCATCGCCATATGGTGTTTACCGTGCCTCAAGAATTACGTACGGTGTTCTTTCAAGACCGAGGGATATTGAATGAACTCAGTACCCAAGTCGCCAAGGTCATTCAATATTATTACCGGCGGAAAAACAAGAGCAAGAAATACGAAGTAGGTGTCATTACAGTGATTCATACGTTTGGGCGTGATTTGAAATTCACCCGCATAACCACGCGCTCATTACGGAAGGGGCGCTTGACCGGAATAAGGAGTGGAAGAAGGTAG
- a CDS encoding transposase, with translation MTEGALDRNKEWKKVEYISYEYLRKSWQKLLLDLMLKWYPEEERVKGLVNELYQRYPQGFYVNAEQRMKDARGAAKYIGRYLARPAIAEYRVVS, from the coding sequence ATTACGGAAGGGGCGCTTGACCGGAATAAGGAGTGGAAGAAGGTAGAGTACATCTCGTATGAGTACTTGCGGAAATCGTGGCAGAAGCTGCTGCTTGATTTAATGCTGAAGTGGTATCCCGAAGAAGAACGAGTAAAGGGACTAGTGAATGAGTTATACCAACGCTATCCGCAAGGGTTTTATGTGAATGCAGAGCAGCGGATGAAGGATGCACGTGGAGCCGCAAAATACATAGGGCGTTACTTAGCGCGCCCGGCGATTGCGGAGTACCGGGTCGTGAGCTAG
- a CDS encoding transposase, with translation MHNLRGETLLDVLAGRKLADLRAYARTPPDFLTLKPKAVVMDLAQMYHTWISECFPDAIRIADHFHVHGYVIESVQAVRKSVQLTLSPRAKGILKRDHRLLNPPVDRLSEKNKIQLNTLLAFSSLLREVWEWKEAFSRWYEYSPNVQIATQSFHRWLQQGEQMEHEAVQRTFKTMRNWQNEIINYHRCR, from the coding sequence ATCCATAATCTTCGGGGAGAAACCCTGCTAGATGTACTGGCTGGACGCAAACTGGCGGATTTACGTGCGTATGCTCGTACGCCCCCTGACTTTCTTACGTTGAAGCCTAAAGCTGTTGTCATGGATTTGGCTCAGATGTATCACACGTGGATTAGTGAATGTTTTCCGGACGCGATTCGCATTGCCGACCACTTTCACGTACACGGCTATGTCATTGAGAGTGTCCAAGCTGTTCGTAAGTCCGTACAGCTTACGCTTTCGCCCCGGGCCAAAGGGATTTTAAAAAGGGATCATCGGTTGCTGAACCCTCCAGTTGACCGTCTTTCTGAAAAGAACAAGATCCAGCTAAACACCCTGCTTGCCTTCTCTTCTTTGCTACGGGAGGTTTGGGAATGGAAAGAAGCCTTTTCCCGCTGGTATGAGTACTCGCCGAATGTTCAAATCGCCACCCAAAGCTTTCACCGTTGGCTTCAGCAAGGCGAGCAGATGGAGCATGAAGCCGTTCAACGCACCTTTAAAACGATGCGTAACTGGCAAAATGAAATCATAAACTACCATCGTTGTCGGTGA
- a CDS encoding transposase family protein → MSTFSNCIYPVCQSEQSVIRNGHNKPRKIRHLNLLGKRCYIVVPSLRLYCSHYQIGFGWNYAFVGPKQRYSYLFRLQTVEQALGSTAAHSARMQEAPASMVQRMHQDALPAESERLSKQAWSEARQTSSLVLGIDDFAIKKDIRTIGASIIFGEKPC, encoded by the coding sequence ATATCCACATTCTCAAACTGTATATATCCCGTTTGTCAATCCGAACAAAGTGTCATTCGTAATGGACACAATAAGCCACGAAAGATTCGACATCTCAATCTCTTGGGCAAAAGATGCTATATCGTCGTACCATCTCTTCGTTTGTATTGTTCGCATTACCAAATTGGTTTTGGCTGGAACTATGCATTTGTAGGTCCGAAACAACGGTACAGCTATCTCTTTCGTCTGCAGACGGTAGAACAAGCACTCGGCTCCACAGCGGCTCACAGCGCGAGAATGCAAGAAGCGCCTGCCAGCATGGTACAGCGGATGCATCAGGACGCTCTGCCAGCAGAAAGCGAGCGCCTCTCTAAACAAGCTTGGTCCGAAGCCCGGCAGACGTCAAGCTTGGTGTTGGGGATCGATGACTTTGCGATTAAAAAGGACATACGTACAATAGGGGCATCCATAATCTTCGGGGAGAAACCCTGCTAG
- a CDS encoding metal-dependent hydrolase, translating to MNRQGHIGLAILAGSAVLYVTPALSILPAAVLIAAAGIGGLLPDLDHKTSTVSNKLQFSARTRKQLKGLSALSLGMGILWFVLQQPMPWLWVAAGLILALASRMRMLILSGLGLLLLAGYEWYSLHWIMLLAGAAFLVMPFVKHRGIIHSPEFAGALSLGVVSFTATQPVLFQALGLGLLAGWWSHLAGDAVTVEGIRSVLLPRLKVALNLLRNGGAGERWIARSCWLCSIVLWLMIFY from the coding sequence ATGAATCGACAAGGACATATAGGACTAGCCATACTTGCAGGCTCGGCAGTGCTCTATGTTACGCCAGCCCTGTCCATACTACCTGCTGCCGTATTGATTGCCGCTGCGGGCATCGGTGGGCTGCTGCCTGATCTGGACCATAAGACCAGCACGGTTAGTAATAAGCTTCAATTCTCGGCAAGGACGCGGAAACAACTGAAGGGATTATCTGCGTTGTCGCTGGGGATGGGTATCTTGTGGTTTGTCCTGCAGCAACCAATGCCTTGGCTATGGGTAGCAGCTGGCCTGATCCTCGCCTTAGCCTCTCGAATGCGCATGCTAATCCTAAGCGGACTTGGACTGCTGCTACTTGCCGGATACGAATGGTACAGCCTGCATTGGATCATGTTGCTTGCTGGCGCTGCCTTCCTGGTAATGCCTTTCGTCAAGCATCGCGGGATCATTCATAGTCCGGAGTTCGCCGGTGCCTTGAGCCTTGGCGTAGTCTCTTTTACCGCGACACAGCCGGTTCTGTTCCAGGCGCTCGGCTTAGGCTTGCTGGCAGGGTGGTGGTCACATTTGGCGGGGGATGCCGTGACGGTGGAGGGCATTCGTTCCGTGCTTCTCCCACGGCTGAAGGTGGCGCTGAATCTGCTGCGAAATGGCGGGGCTGGCGAGCGGTGGATCGCAAGAAGCTGCTGGCTCTGCAGTATCGTACTTTGGCTGATGATATTCTATTGA
- a CDS encoding DUF87 domain-containing protein — protein MSLLKHTKRLVKQWKKQSRQLVVNMVDGKDGKTGHYVRVLMVQEYPPEIIAGYLDQLDGIVTHAGATLRKTIRYAQSDIKFNTRMKYKLNRLTASINDQSETDPARNAEIAAKETILALRDSTLSSDHKLVEVQTFLTISAPKLHQIEAAEAGLKLWFDNMSGKLSELKREQQEAMRQTGPAFDPYSDHSEFFNKTHYGRVTTDSVAARTYPMTRGSFSDSEGLYFGRRTEDGGFCFVNLCDPDDPRAQNVTVFGKTGEGKSYFLKALVVSLLEEGVHVFVFDLDGEWRELCAYVGGVYIDHTTEEGRYFEPLTIMPAITEIDEECAQYNRARYKMAEKSGVRTFSLLGENLTRPEIFEVGEAIRRVYRAAGIEKKQPETWNAPTGPKPTIHGVFREIEEAAHSNADAKSLYDKIKIYFIGIYDDIFQIEEASSFDQKAPLVVYRVGSGEEDESKKDESAKQAQIKMSMAFEQVNANIHLLKIAGADFSAVLVDEGQRQLQNPELRSYVFTWYTAIRKQNGMMILAGNSPAIMLDTAAGVGMWENTSVRVYFYMEQSAVRLLSSHADLPSEIQDLITQNEGTQRYILENHKRYDELIMHVPPEEHVLYKTRGLKTAG, from the coding sequence ATGAGCCTGCTCAAACATACGAAGCGGTTAGTTAAACAATGGAAGAAGCAGTCCCGGCAACTGGTGGTAAACATGGTGGACGGCAAGGATGGGAAGACCGGCCATTATGTGCGGGTGCTCATGGTTCAGGAGTATCCGCCGGAGATCATCGCCGGATATCTAGATCAGCTGGATGGCATCGTGACCCATGCCGGAGCCACCTTGCGCAAGACGATTCGGTATGCGCAAAGCGATATTAAGTTCAACACCCGAATGAAGTACAAGCTGAACCGGCTAACGGCCAGTATTAATGATCAGAGTGAAACAGATCCGGCGCGGAATGCAGAAATTGCTGCGAAGGAAACCATCTTGGCTTTGCGGGATTCCACGCTGTCTAGTGATCACAAGCTGGTCGAAGTGCAGACCTTCTTAACAATATCCGCACCGAAGCTGCATCAGATTGAGGCGGCAGAGGCAGGGCTGAAGCTGTGGTTCGATAACATGTCCGGGAAGCTCAGCGAACTGAAGCGTGAGCAGCAAGAGGCGATGCGGCAAACGGGCCCGGCTTTTGACCCCTACAGTGATCATAGTGAATTTTTTAATAAGACCCATTATGGGCGGGTCACGACAGATTCTGTCGCTGCACGTACCTACCCCATGACCCGAGGCTCGTTCTCAGATAGTGAAGGACTCTATTTTGGTCGCCGGACCGAGGACGGCGGCTTTTGTTTTGTGAATCTCTGTGATCCGGATGATCCCCGGGCGCAGAATGTGACCGTGTTCGGCAAGACTGGCGAAGGCAAAAGTTACTTTCTGAAGGCACTGGTGGTCTCGCTGCTGGAAGAAGGCGTGCATGTATTTGTCTTTGACCTGGACGGTGAATGGCGGGAGCTCTGTGCGTACGTAGGCGGTGTCTATATTGACCACACCACAGAAGAAGGACGTTACTTTGAACCGTTGACGATTATGCCAGCTATCACGGAGATCGATGAGGAATGTGCGCAGTATAATCGCGCTCGGTACAAAATGGCCGAGAAAAGCGGCGTGCGCACCTTCTCGCTGCTCGGGGAGAATTTAACCCGTCCGGAAATCTTTGAAGTAGGCGAAGCCATTCGCAGAGTCTACCGTGCTGCAGGGATCGAGAAGAAGCAGCCGGAAACCTGGAATGCACCTACCGGACCGAAGCCAACAATCCATGGGGTATTTCGGGAAATCGAGGAGGCGGCTCACAGCAATGCCGATGCCAAAAGCTTGTACGACAAAATTAAGATCTATTTCATCGGAATCTACGATGATATTTTCCAAATCGAAGAGGCCTCCAGCTTTGATCAGAAAGCGCCGTTGGTCGTCTACCGGGTCGGCTCCGGCGAGGAGGACGAATCCAAAAAGGATGAATCAGCGAAGCAAGCACAGATCAAGATGTCGATGGCCTTTGAACAAGTCAATGCGAACATTCATCTGCTCAAAATTGCCGGTGCTGACTTTTCTGCCGTGCTGGTGGATGAAGGGCAGCGGCAGCTGCAAAATCCGGAACTGCGTAGTTATGTCTTCACCTGGTACACAGCGATTCGCAAGCAGAACGGCATGATGATCCTGGCAGGCAATTCTCCGGCGATTATGCTGGATACCGCAGCTGGGGTGGGCATGTGGGAGAACACGAGCGTGCGCGTGTACTTTTACATGGAGCAATCCGCAGTACGTTTACTCTCCTCCCACGCGGATCTGCCGAGCGAGATTCAGGATCTCATTACGCAGAATGAAGGCACGCAACGCTACATCTTAGAGAACCACAAACGCTACGATGAACTGATTATGCATGTCCCTCCGGAAGAACATGTCCTGTACAAAACGCGGGGACTGAAGACTGCAGGGTAG
- a CDS encoding M23 family metallopeptidase translates to MEVSKKAREMKKIIGLLSALSSPGIGLVLIFLGLAALIMLFVFLPFMIFSDADSYKPQSSGQYAWMAPVQLDVDGTAYVWPVPTLDRVSSPFALRDLFGTNRMHKGIDIANGAANTELQAVYAMAAGTVTLAGAASGYGQAIMIDHGNGLVTTYGHLSAQMNVSVGDVVSKGQLIGAIGQGIVGRSTGPHLHFQVELNGVPVDPLEYVFAPGTEMPTLPRELGYQSLNIEVVLQFLEKRKSALADRSLLQMIDDAGRTKNVSPYLLIAITGQEQSFVPRNNNHASEIIRNPWNVFGCWVRLVLL, encoded by the coding sequence GTGGAAGTCAGTAAAAAGGCCAGGGAGATGAAGAAAATCATCGGTCTGCTGTCGGCGCTTAGTTCCCCGGGAATCGGTTTGGTGCTGATCTTCCTGGGACTTGCCGCGCTGATCATGTTGTTTGTCTTCTTGCCGTTCATGATCTTTTCGGATGCGGACAGCTATAAGCCACAATCAAGTGGTCAGTATGCCTGGATGGCTCCCGTGCAGCTGGACGTGGACGGAACGGCATATGTCTGGCCGGTGCCGACCCTTGACCGGGTTTCTTCCCCGTTTGCGCTGCGTGATCTGTTTGGCACCAACCGAATGCACAAGGGGATTGATATTGCGAATGGAGCCGCAAACACCGAGCTACAAGCGGTCTATGCCATGGCGGCGGGAACGGTGACGCTGGCTGGAGCCGCCAGTGGTTATGGTCAGGCGATTATGATCGATCATGGCAACGGGCTTGTAACCACCTATGGGCATCTTTCTGCTCAGATGAACGTATCGGTGGGCGATGTGGTGAGCAAAGGGCAACTGATCGGAGCTATTGGGCAAGGCATCGTCGGACGCTCTACCGGCCCCCATTTACATTTTCAAGTGGAACTGAACGGGGTGCCGGTTGATCCATTGGAGTATGTCTTTGCTCCAGGTACAGAGATGCCTACTCTGCCTAGAGAGCTAGGATATCAGTCTTTAAATATCGAAGTTGTGCTGCAGTTTCTGGAGAAGCGTAAATCAGCCCTGGCGGACCGCAGCCTGCTGCAGATGATTGATGATGCGGGGCGAACCAAAAATGTCTCTCCATATCTGCTGATTGCCATTACCGGTCAAGAGCAGTCTTTTGTGCCGAGAAACAATAACCATGCCTCGGAGATTATCCGTAATCCGTGGAATGTATTTGGCTGCTGGGTGCGACTTGTTCTGCTATAA
- the ltrA gene encoding group II intron reverse transcriptase/maturase → MQALRYWDYYNMTGTFTDLYERARKKERFGFLYDLITSRENILLAFRTIKSNKGSQTAGTDRKTIADLKVLTDEELVNVVRDKLLNYRPKQVRRVFIPKPNGKLRPLGIPCMLDRVIQQSFKQILEPIAEAHFYRHSYGFRPLRSAHHALARSQYLVNRIGLHYVVDVDVQGFFDNVNHTLLIKQLWNLGIQDRKVLRIISKMLKAEIEGEGKPSKGTPQGGILSPLLSNIVLHDLDQWIAGQWEEFATVYPYSTSTNKNKALKKTRLKEGYLVRYADDFKIFCRDWRTAQKWYVAVRLYLKERLKLELSPDKSKIVNLRKRPSEFLGFTIRAVKKGDIRVAHTGINRKKKTQIKMMAKKHIRLMRRRPTARNANLYNSFVLGIHNYFKRATLVNLEFSRLAYDLRTFTYNRLKQVGKYEHPSNPPPTYTKWYNVNYRTFNVGGVYLYPIKDVQMVINSYQFKQELTPFTQEGREEIHQKLKPHLQVEIVRLMTSYIPNCSVEYLDNRISRYSMKLGRCEITGSFLYADEVHCHHYLPVSLGGTDRFSNLRILHKDVHTLIHAKKQETIIALMTGLGMTEQMVNMINQYRKMSNLELINEVI, encoded by the coding sequence GTGCAGGCGCTTCGGTATTGGGACTATTACAACATGACAGGAACCTTTACGGATTTGTACGAAAGGGCAAGAAAGAAGGAGCGCTTCGGCTTTCTCTACGACTTGATTACGTCACGGGAGAATATCCTTCTCGCCTTTCGGACCATCAAGTCCAACAAAGGTTCTCAAACCGCAGGAACGGACAGAAAGACCATTGCAGACCTTAAGGTGTTGACAGACGAAGAACTCGTAAACGTAGTACGGGATAAATTATTGAATTATCGTCCTAAGCAAGTCAGGCGCGTCTTCATTCCTAAACCGAACGGTAAACTAAGGCCGTTAGGGATTCCATGTATGTTGGATAGAGTCATTCAGCAGAGCTTCAAGCAGATCCTTGAGCCAATTGCAGAAGCTCATTTCTACAGACATAGTTACGGCTTTAGACCGCTCAGATCAGCCCATCATGCATTAGCAAGATCACAATATCTTGTGAACCGCATTGGGCTGCACTATGTCGTAGATGTTGATGTTCAAGGTTTCTTTGACAATGTCAACCATACCTTGCTCATTAAGCAATTATGGAACTTGGGAATTCAAGACAGGAAAGTTCTACGCATTATCAGCAAAATGCTAAAAGCTGAGATTGAGGGTGAAGGTAAACCCTCAAAAGGCACCCCACAGGGTGGTATTTTATCTCCACTTCTCTCGAATATTGTTCTGCATGATCTGGATCAATGGATAGCTGGGCAATGGGAAGAATTTGCTACGGTCTACCCGTACTCCACAAGTACCAATAAAAATAAGGCTTTGAAGAAAACGAGGCTTAAAGAGGGGTACCTGGTGCGCTATGCGGATGACTTCAAAATCTTTTGTCGGGATTGGAGAACGGCCCAAAAGTGGTATGTAGCGGTCAGACTTTACCTCAAAGAACGCCTGAAACTTGAACTTTCACCAGACAAATCGAAAATCGTTAACCTGCGTAAGCGTCCTTCTGAGTTTCTAGGGTTTACGATTCGTGCGGTGAAAAAGGGTGATATAAGAGTGGCGCATACGGGTATCAACCGCAAGAAAAAAACGCAAATCAAAATGATGGCTAAGAAACATATTCGTCTCATGCGGAGACGGCCAACAGCCCGCAATGCTAATCTCTACAATAGTTTCGTACTGGGAATTCATAACTATTTTAAACGGGCAACTTTAGTCAACCTGGAGTTCTCACGTCTTGCCTATGATCTTCGGACGTTCACCTATAATCGACTTAAGCAGGTCGGGAAGTATGAGCACCCATCCAATCCACCACCGACATATACCAAATGGTACAACGTCAACTATCGAACATTCAACGTCGGTGGAGTGTATCTATATCCCATAAAGGATGTGCAAATGGTCATTAACTCTTATCAATTCAAACAAGAGTTAACTCCGTTTACGCAAGAAGGCAGGGAAGAGATTCACCAAAAGCTTAAACCCCATCTTCAAGTGGAAATCGTAAGACTGATGACATCGTATATCCCTAACTGCAGTGTGGAGTATTTGGATAACCGAATAAGCCGGTACAGCATGAAGCTTGGAAGATGCGAAATAACAGGCTCATTCTTATACGCAGATGAAGTTCATTGTCATCATTATCTGCCGGTTAGCCTGGGGGGGACGGACCGATTCAGTAATTTGCGAATTCTCCATAAGGATGTTCATACGCTCATACATGCCAAGAAGCAGGAAACGATTATAGCACTCATGACCGGACTCGGAATGACCGAGCAGATGGTCAACATGATAAACCAATATCGGAAGATGAGTAACTTGGAACTTATAAACGAAGTGATCTAA